The Drosophila gunungcola strain Sukarami chromosome 3L unlocalized genomic scaffold, Dgunungcola_SK_2 000003F, whole genome shotgun sequence genome contains a region encoding:
- the LOC128258720 gene encoding kelch-like protein 40, whose translation MDKWLQPFFANLIENKKFCDCHILVQNQSFECHKVILASASDFFERMFLSEFKESKSGKFHLSEVKPETFAKFLQYLYTYNKKNLEESTNSMLIELLSCGSTWLVKSIIADCVAIFQARAPNMVIGDLVELFQHAHNIDHSGLINISVQHLRGRFGTTMNCYDVLVLTSDVFEKYVIMSEGYLPEVERFKMIETYVTVNGLISDETVEDVDDDSKEGGDSGVGDMEEAKTSSEDNEAEPSESDGMPGTSTAICERNDEKGSVGQMGSLRPNERNDGKMKNIRHKYIKTLLSYVKFNNMTKKDFYEVVGMSVLLSYKEKYESLFLTR comes from the exons atggATAAATG GCTTCAACCTTTTTTTGCCAATCTTATAGAGAACAAAAAGTTTTGCGACTGCCATATTTTGGTGCAGAACCAATCTTTCGAGTGCCACAAGGTAATTTTGGCCAGTGCATCGGATTTTTTCGAGCGCATGTTTTTAAGTGAGTTCAAGGAGTCCAAATCAGGGAAATTCCATTTGAGCGAGGTGAAGCCGGAAACGTTTGCCAAGTTCCTCCAATATTTGTACACCTACAACAAGAAGAATTTGGAGGAGAGCACCAACTCGATGTTAATAGAGCTTCTCAGCTGCGGATCCACCTGGCTGGTGAAATCGATCATCGCCGACTGTGTGGCCATCTTTCAGGCACGGGCGCCCAATATGGTGATCGGTGATCTTGTCGAGCTCTTCCAGCATGCCCATAACATAGACCATAGTGGGCTCATCAATATTTCTGTGCAG cacCTAAGAGGCCGTTTTGGAACAACCATGAACTGCTACGACGTCTTGGTCCTGACTTCAGATGTCTTCGAAAAGTACGTCATTATGTCAGAGGGCTACTTGCCGGAGGTAGAGAGGTTCAAGATGATCGAGACTTACGTTACCGTCAATGGATTGATCAGCGATGAGACGGTCGAGGATGTGGATGATGATTCTAAAGAAGGAGGTGATAGTGGCGTCGGTGATATGGAGGAAGCAAAAACTTCTTCCGAAGACAACGAGGCAGAGCCCTCAGAATCTGATGGTATGCCTGGTACTTCTACGGCGATTTGCGAAAGAAACGATGAGAAGGGATCTGTTGGCCAAATGGGTAGTCTTCGTCCAAATGAGCGAAATGATGGCAAGATGAAAAACATTcgccataaatatataaaaacattgttgAGCTACGTCAAGTTCAATAATATGACTAAGAAAGATTTTTACGAAGTAGTTGGCATGTCTGTTTTGTTAAGCTACAAAGAAAAATACGAAAGTCTATTCTTAACCCGCTAA
- the LOC128258725 gene encoding mpv17-like protein 2: MAGRVAWKRVKHVLDRFHQAAFCPKYLLYTNIGISVGLSMVGDTMEQTYERVIGELPAWNRIRTVRMGISGLTVGVVCHYWYQYLDYLFPKRNFKVVIVKILLDQFICSPFYIAVFFLTMAVLEHNSWEELQEEIRDKALILYMAEWTVWPLAQFINFLLIKPQYRVFYDNTISLGYDIYTSQVKYRKKPEPKND, from the coding sequence ATGGCCGGACGAGTGGCTTGGAAGCGGGTGAAGCACGTCCTGGACCGGTTTCACCAGGCGGCCTTCTGTCCGAAGTACCTGCTGTACACCAATATCGGCATCTCCGTGGGCCTGAGCATGGTGGGCGACACCATGGAGCAGACCTACGAGCGGGTGATCGGGGAACTTCCGGCATGGAACCGGATACGCACTGTGCGAATGGGCATCTCCGGGCTGACGGTGGGGGTGGTGTGCCACTACTGGTATCAATACCTGGATTACTTGTTTCCAAAGCGCAACTTCAAGGTGGTGATAGTTAAGATCCTGCTGGACCAGTTCATCTGCTCGCCCTTTTACATCGCGGTGTTCTTCCTCACAATGGCTGTTCTGGAGCACAACTCGTGGGAGGAGCTGCAGGAGGAGATCAGGGACAAGGCTCTGATCCTCTACATGGCAGAGTGGACAGTGTGGCCATTGGCGCAGTTCATAAACTTTTTGCTGATCAAGCCGCAGTACAGGGTATTCTACGATAACACCATTAGTTTGGGATACGACATTTACACGTCCCAAGTGAAGTATCGGAAAAAGCCGGAGCCAAAGAACGATTAA